The following proteins come from a genomic window of Populus alba chromosome 12, ASM523922v2, whole genome shotgun sequence:
- the LOC118044727 gene encoding 4-coumarate--CoA ligase-like 9 codes for MATKSVPAQETTMTAHAINITKGGYSLESKTFQSLRPPATPPPPHQPLSITQFILSLLHSSAIPTTQKNFLIMPSTRQSLTYSEAINQIYSLSSSLKSLYNLNKNDVSFILCPPSLHVPVIYLSLLYLGVTISPANPLSSNSELTHQIQLSKPKIAFATSQTAHKLPSFPLGTILIDSPEFISLLTQISKQETATNHVEVSQSDIAAILYSSGTTGRVKGVSLTHRNVIVSIEAFQMSSAELEPHAVSLLTLPLFHVFGFFTLINEFRWGKTLVLTERFDFEQVLKVVERYRVSDMPVSPTIILTLLKSDLTNKYDLSSLRRFSCGGAPLSKEVAEKFKRKFPQAEIMQGYGLTEAGAVSRLIGPEECNQHASVGRLFGNMEAKIVDPLTGEAFGPGKRGELWLRGPSIMKGYVGDEKATAETLDSEGWLKTGDLCFFDSEGFLYIVDRLKELIKYKAYQVPPFELEQLLLSHPEIADAAVIPYPEEDAGQIPMAYVVRKPGSSITEAQIMDSIAKQVAPYRKIRRVAFTDTIPRSPAGKILRRQLIDHALSGAL; via the exons ATGGCCACAAAGTCGGTGCCCGCACAAGAAACCACCATGACCGCCCATGCAATCAATATTACAAAAGGTGGTTACTCCTTGGAAAGTAAAACCTTTCAAAGTCTGAGACCACCTGCTACTCCACCACCACCGCATCAACCTCTCTCCATAACCCAATTCATCCTTTCTCTCCTCCACTCCTCTGCCATCCCAACCACCCAAAAAAACTTCCTTATCATGCCCTCCACACGCCAATCTCTCACTTACTCTGAAGCCATCAACCAGATTTACTCTCTTTCTTCATCTCTCAAGAGTCTCTACAATTTAAACAAGAACGATGTATCTTTTATCCTCTGCCCGCCCTCTCTCCACGTCCCCGTTATTTATCTCTCTCTTCTTTACCTTGGTGTCACCATCTCTCCTGCCAACCCCCTAAGTTCGAACTCCGAGCTGACACACCAAATCCAACTCAGCAAACCCAAGATCGCATTTGCTACTTCCCAAACCGCCCACAAGCTTCCTTCTTTTCCCCTTGGCACAATCCTCATTGACTCCCCTGAGTTCATCTCCCTGTTGACTCAAATCTCCAAACAAGAAACTGCTACCAACCACGTTGAAGTGAGTCAATCCGACATTGCAGCGATCCTATATTCCTCGGGAACAACTGGGAGAGTCAAAGGCGTGTCTTTGACTCACAGGAACGTAATAGTTTCAATCGAGGCTTTTCAAATGAGCTCCGCAGAACTTGAACCACATGCGGTTTCGTTGCTTACGCTGCCTTTGTTTCATGTTTTTGGCTTCTTTACGTTGATAAATGAATTTCGGTGGGGGAAGACGTTGGTTTTGACGGAGAGGTTTGATTTTGAGCAAGTGTTGAAGGTTGTAGAGAGATATAGAGTGAGTGACATGCCTGTGTCGCCAACCATTATTCTGACATTACTGAAATCGGATTTGACTAACAAGTATGATTTGAGTTCATTGCGGAGGTTTAGTTGCGGTGGCGCGCCATTGAGTAAAGAGGTTgcagaaaaattcaaaaggaaattTCCACAGGCTGAAATAATGCAG GGGTATGGATTAACGGAGGCTGGAGCTGTATCTAGGCTAATAGGACCTGAAGAATGTAACCAGCATGCTTCTGTTGGTAGGTTGTTTGGAAATATGGAAGCCAAAATTGTTGATCCTCTAACTGGAGAGGCCTTTGGTCCTGGCAAGAGAGGGGAGCTTTGGTTGCGAGGGCCATCCATTATGAAAG GTTATGTAGGAGATGAGAAGGCAACTGCCGAAACCTTGGATTCAGAAGGGTGGTTAAAGACCGGGGATCTTTGTTTCTTCGACTCCGAGGGCTTCCTCTACATTGTTGATAGGCTAAAGGAATTGATAAAGTACAAGGCATATCAG GTGCCCCCTTTTGAGTTGGAACAATTGCTGCTGTCTCATCCTGAGATCGCCGATGCTGCTGTAATTCC GTATCCTGAGGAAGATGCAGGGCAAATCCCCATGGCCTATGTCGTGAGGAAACCAGGAAGCAGTATTACCGAGGCTCAAATCATGGATTCCATTGCAAAACAG GTTGCACCATACAGGAAGATAAGACGAGTGGCTTTTACTGATACGATCCCCAGATCTCCTGCCGGAAAGATCTTGAGACGGCAGCTCATCGATCATGCTCTCTCCGGTGCtctgtaa